One Ferribacterium limneticum genomic window, CCGGTGGCCCGCCATTGACGCCATGCTCGCCCTCGCCGGAAAGCCTGATGCGATCGCCTTCATCGACCCCGGCCGGAATTTTGACGGCCAGCGTCTTGTGTTGCTTGATGCGGCCGGCGCCGTCGCAGTGCTTGCACGGTTCGGCGATGAAGCGGCCGGTGCCGTGGCACTTGTGACAGGTCTGCTGGATCGAGAAGAAGCCTTGCTGCAGGCGCACCTGGCCGGAACCGCCGCAGGTCGGGCAGGTCTTCGGCTGGGTGCCGGGCTTGGCGCCGGAGCCGTTGCAGGGATCGCAGACTTCCATGGTCGGAATGCGAATCTTGGTTTCCGTGCCGTGCGCCGCCTGTTCGAGCGTGATTTCGAGGTTGTAGCGCAGGTCGGCGCCGCGATAGATGTTCGAGCGACCGCCGCCGCCACCACCGCCGCGACCACCGAAGATTTCGTCGAAAATGCCGCCGAAGGCATCGGCAAAGCCGGCGCCACCGCCGCCGCCCATGCCCGCCTGCTGGTCGATGCCGGCGTGGCCGAACTGGTCGTAGGCAGAGCGTTTCTGGCCGTCCGACAGGATTTCGTAGGCTTCCTTGGCTTCCTTGAACTTCTCCTCGGCACCCGGATTGTCCGGATTGCGGTCGGGGTGATGCTTCATGGCCAGCTTGCGGTAGGCCTTCTTTATTTCTTCATCGCTGGCGTCGCGATTGACGCCGAGGATTTCGTAAAAATCGCGTTTTGACATTTCTTCTACCCATCAAGTGACAAAGGCGCCGAGCGCCGCCGGAGATTTCCGGAAGGCTCGGCGCCGGGCTGTGGGGCCAGGAATTACTTCTTGTCCTTGTTCACTTCGGTGAATTCGGCATCGACGACATCGCCTTCAACGGTCTTTTCACCGCCTTCTGCCTGCTGGCCAGCCGCACCGGCGGCAGCGCCTTCGGCCTGTTGCTGCTGGGCGTACATCTTCTCACCGAGCTTCTGGGCGGCAGCCGACAGGGCTTCGGTCTTGGCGGTGATGGTTTCCTTGTCGCCGTCGCGCAGCACGTCCTCGACATCCTTGATGGCGGCTTCGATGGCAGCCTTTTCAGACGCGTCGAGCTTGTCGCCGTACTCGGTCATCGACTTCTTGACCATGTGCACCATGCCGTCAGCCTGGTTGCGGGCATCGGCCAGTTCGTGCGCCTTCTTGTCGTCTTCGGCGTGCAGCTCGGCATCCTTGACCATGGCCTGGATTTCAGCCTCGCTCAAGCCGGAGTTGGCCTTGATGGTGATCTTGTTTTCCTTGCCGGTGGCCTTGTCCTTGGCCGTGACGTGCATGATGCCGTTGGCGTCGATGTCGAAAATGACTTCGATCTGCGGCGTGCCACGCGGGGCCGGCGGGATGCCTTCGAGGTTGAACTGGCCGAGGCTCTTGTTGCCGGAAGCGACTTCGCGCTCGCCCTGCAGCACGTGGATGGTCACGGCGGACTGGCTGTCGTCGGCGGTCGAGAAGACTTGCGAAGCCTTGGTCGGGATCGTCGTGTTCTTCTGGATCAGCTTGGTCATGATGCCGCCCAGGGTTTCGATACCGAGCGACAGCGGGGTCACGTCGAGGAGCAGCACGTCCTTGACTTCGCCCTGCAGCACGCCGCCCTGGATGGCAGCGCCGACAGCAACGGCTTCGTCCGGGTTCACGTCCTTGCGCGGTTCCTTGCCGAAGATTTCCTTGACCTTCTCTTGCACCTTCGGCATGCGCGACTGGCCGCCGACCAGGATGATGTCGTCGATGTCGGAGATCTTGCAGCCGGCGTCCTTGAGGGCCATGACGCATGGCGCAACGGTACGCTCAACCAGTTCATCGACCAGCGACTCGAACTTGGCGCGGGTGACCTTGAGCGCCAGGTGCTTCGGACCGGAGGCGTCGGCGGTGATGTAAGGCAGGTTGATTTCGGTCTGCTGGCTCGAGGACAGCTCGATCTTGGCCTTTTCAGCGGCTTCTTTCAGGCGCTGCAGGGCCAGCACGTCAGCCTTGAGGTTAACGCCGGATTCCTTCTTGAATTCGTCGATGATGTAGTCGATCAGGCGCTGGTCGAAGTCTTCGCCGCCGAGGAAGGTGTCGCCGTTGGTGGCCAGCACTTCGAACTGCGTTTCGCCGTCAACGTTGGCGATTTCGATGATCGAGATGTCGAACGTGCCGCCGCCGAGGTCATAAACAGCGATCTTGCGGTCGTTCTTGCTGGTCTTGTCCATGCCGAAGGCGAGGGCGGCTGCGGTCGGCTCGTTGATGATGCGCTTGACTTCGAGACCGGCGATGCGGCCGGCGTCCTTGGTGGCCTGACGCTGGCTGTCGTTGAAGTAGGCCGGCACGGTGATGACGGCTTCGGTGACTTCTTCGCCGAGGTAGTCTTCGGCGGTCTTCTTCATCTTGCGCAGCACTTCGGCGGAAACCTGCGGCGGGGCGATTTTCTTGTCGCGCGCTTCAACCCAGGCGTCGCCATTGTCGGCCTTGACGATCTTGAAGGGCATCAGCGAGATGTCCTTTTGCACTTCTTTTTCTTCAAAGCGGCGGCCGATCAGGCGCTTGACCGCGTACAGCGTGTTCTTCGGATTGGTGACGGCCTGGCGCTTGGCCGGGGCGCCGCACAGAATCTCGCCATCTTCGGTGTAGCCGATGACGGACGGCGTGGTGCGGGCGCCTTCTGCGTTTTCGATAACCTTCGGCTGGCCGCCTTCCATGATGGCGACGCAGCTGTTGGTGGTGCCGAGGTCAATACCGATGATCTTGCCCATGATTCGTTCCTTAAAGATAAATGACTGATGTTCGTGAGTTGGGGGCTTTGCCAGCGATTTCAAGCCGCGGTTTCAGACTTCCACGGTCAACCGGAAAAAACGCCCAAAAATGAAATGTGTTTATTTGCCCTTGGCGACCATGACCAGGGCCGGACGCAGAACGCGGTCGGCGATGGTGTAGCCCTTTTGCAGCACGGTGACGACGGTGTTCGGTTCCTGCTCCGAATCGACCATGCCGATGGCCTGATGCTTGTGCGGATCGAACTTCTCGCCAGCCGGACTGACTTCGTTCAGTGCGTTCTTTTCGAAGGCGGCAACCAGTTGCTTGAGCGTCAATTCGACGCCGGCCTTGAAACTGTCAACGGTCTGTTCCGGCACGGCCAGCGCGGCTTCCAGGCTGTCCTTGACGGCCAGCAGTTCGCCGGCAAAACGCTCGACGGCGAACTTGTGCGCCTTGGAAATGTCTTCCTGAGCCCGACGGCGGATGTTTTCGCCCTCGGCCTTGGCGCGCAGCCAGGCATCGTGGTGTTCGGCAGCCAGCAATTCGAGGGCGCGGAACTGCTCCTCGATGCTCGGCAGCTTGTCGGTGTGTTCTTCGACATTTGGCTCGGCGACCGGCTCGGTCGCGGGTTCGTTACCCAGCAAGGGTTCCTGGGGGTTCTCGGTATTGCTCATGCGTTATTCTCCCAAAATTCTGCAACGTTATCTGGGGGCTGTCCCAGTGCTTTCAAGAGCGGCGAAGAACTATTTTTGCCTGGCAAAACTGCTGTCGTGCCGCAGCCTGCGTGCTACGATAATTCCATGTGTCTTTTTGGTGCATCCTGAATGGAAAAGATCGGCAAATACCGGGTAATTAAGGAGCTGGGCAAGGGCGCAACGGCCACTGTCTACCTCTGTGACGACCCGGATGCCAACCGTCAGGTCGCCGTCAAGGTGATCAGCTTCGGCCATGACAGCGCCGCCATGTCGCGGCGCATGCGCAAGCTGTTCCAGAACGAGGGGATGGTTTCCCAGCGCCTCAATCACCCGAATATCGTTCGAGTCTACGAAGCCGTGGTCGAGCCGGACTTCGCCTATCTGGCCATGGAGTATGTCGACGGCTTCACGCTCGAGGACAACTGCCGGATCGACAAGCTGCTGCCCATGCACCGGGCGATCAGCATCATCTTCAAGTGCTGCATGGCGCTTGATGCGGCCTACCGACAGGGCATCATCCACCGCGACATCAAGCCGGCCAACATCATGATCGCCGCCAACGACGAGCCGAAGATCGCCGACTTCGGCCTGGCGCTCAACATGAACAAGGACATGGACCGCGACTCGACCTTCATCATGGGCGTCGGCTCGCCGGCCTACATGTCGCCGGAACAGATCAAGGGCTATCCGCTCAACCAGAAGACCGACCTCTATTCGCTCGGTGTGCTGATGTTCCAGCTACTGACCGGCCGCCTGCCCTTCCGCGCCAACAACCAGGCGACGCTCGTTTATCGCATCATCAATACCGACGCGCCGGCCGTCACCGCGCTCAACCCGAATTTGCCGGAAGGCCTCAATGCCATCATGCGCCGGGCGCTCGAGAAGGATCTCTACAGCCGCTACCGGAATGGCGCCGAAATGGCCAAGGACCTCTCGGCGGTGCGCTACCAGATCCTCGAAGAGGACGAAACGGCGCAGGACATGCGGCATTTCGAGACCTTGCGCAGCCTCGACTTCTTCGTCGAATTCGAAAACGTTGAAGTCTGGGAAGTCCTGCGCGTCTCCGTCTGGCGCGAAATCCTGCCCAACGTGGCGATCATTCGTGAAGGCGAGCGCAACAAATTCTTCGGCATCATCATCAGCGGCTCCGTCGAAATTTCCATCGATGGCAAGGCACTGTGCCGCCTGGGGCGCAGCGAGCCGATCGGCGAGGTGTCCTATCTGCACCCGTCCAGCGACCAACGCTGTTCGACCGCCGTCACGCTCGAGCCGACGCTGTTCCTCGAAGTCAATGCGGCAGCGCTCGCCCTGTCGTCCGAAGAGCTGCTCGAACGCATGCGCAATGCGCTGCTGGCCAGAATGATCAATCGTCTGCGCGAAGTTAACCGCATCGCTGCGGCGCAAGGCCAGCCGGCCGTCAAGACCCAGGGCGGCTCGCTCACCGGCACCACGTCGCGACCGGGCAGTGGCCTCGATCTTGAATTGACGCCGATGTAAAAACAGCCTCCGCAGAGGCTGTTTTGCTGACCTGCTTTAAATCCTCAGACCTTGAAGCGTCCGACCAGCGATGCCAGGCCTTCGGCCAGTCGCTTGAGGTCGTGCGCCGCGCCGGCCGTCTGTTCGACCGTGCCGGAATTTTCGCGGGCCATGCCGGCAATCGCTTCGATGCTGCTTTCAACATCACCGGAGAAGCGGCGTTGCTGGTCGGTGGCCGAGGCGATGGCGTCAAGGCCGTGACCGACTTCGGTCACCGAGCCATTTGTTGCCTCGAGCACGTTGGACACTGAGTGAACGGCCGCCTGGCTGCTTTCCAGGTGGGCCATGCCGGCCTCGATGCTGCGCCGGACAGCGACTGACTGGGCGCTGAGCTGGGCCGTGATGGCGTCGATTTCGGTAGCCGAGCGCGACGATTTTTCGGCCAGCTTGCGCACTTCGTCGGCCACTACCGCGAAACCACGTCCCTGTTCGCCAGCTCGGGCTGCCTCGATGGCCGCGTTGAGGGCGAGCAGGTTGGTCTGTTCGGCGATGTCCTTCACTTCACGGGTCATCGTCGTGATCGATTCGGTGTTCTTGACGAAGTTATTGACCGAATCGGCCATTTCCTTGACGGCACGCTCGACGACGTTCATTTCGCCGAGCAGCACGTCGAGGTTGCGGCTACCCTCGGTGGCGCGGGCCAGACTTTCCTGCGACTGGTGCTGGACGTGTTCGGCGCTCTTGGCAATCGACGAAATGCTCGAAACCAGTTGCTCGACGGCCGAGGCGGCTTCGTTGGATTTTTCGTTCTGCTGATGCGAACTTTGCGTGACGCGGTCGGCGCTGTCGGAGAGGGCGGCGACGCGGGCCGATACCTGGCTGGCCGAGTCGCGGACCTGACGGACCAACTGGTTGAAGTTTTCCATCATTTCGTTGAAAACCTGCGCAGCCTGGCCGACCTCGTCGTTGCCCTTGATCGGCAGGCGGCGTGTCAGGTCGCCTTCGCCGCGGGCGATGTCGGCGAGGCCGCTGCGCATGGCTTCGAGCGGCTTGCTGACGAAATGATTGGTGATCAGGTAGATGATGACGAGCAGGGCGCCCAGGGCACCCAGCGCGACGCCGGCGATCTTGACGCGGAAGGCCGAAACCTGCGCTTCGACGGAGTCGAGCGACACCTTCATGCTGACGACGCCGAGCACGGTGCCTTCGGGAACCTGGTGGCAGAGGATGCAGTCCTTGCCGAGGTAATTTTTCGACGCCTTGGTCGGGTTGATGACGTGCAGGAAAGAGCTGCCGTTGGCGGTTTCAACCGACATGTACGGCGTGCCGCTGGCCATCACTTCCTTTTCCAGCGCATCGAGCGGACGCTTGCTCTTGGTGTCCGGGCCGTAGAGCTTGGCGACGGCATCGCTGCGGGCGACGATGAGATCCTTGATGACCGAGAGTTGTTCGATCTGGTCGAGGAAGACTTCGCGCTGGCCGACGGTGCCGGTCAGCATCATGCCGGTCAGGCCGGCCATGGTCATTTCGTGGATGCTCTTCGAGAAGTCCTGCGCCTGGAGAATCGCCGTTTCTCGATTGACCTGCGTGGTCCAGACTATTGCCCCTGCCCAGATGATGGCCAGTACTACCCAGATGGCCGCCGTCAGGCGGATCCAAATCTTCAAATCGGCGAAGCGCGGCATGATGTCCCTCGAGTTACTGCCACCATTTTCAGCTAGGCGGTCAGGTCAATTTGCTGGATTGTGCCAGCCGTACCTGATTCGTGCAAAAAAATTCCAGAAGTGCGAATTTGTCCGAGCAATTCATTAGCATTTGTCTTGAGGTCAAATGGCGTAGCGATGCGGCTTAGCGCGATAGCACCGACCCCGGCATCGTTCAGTGACAGTAGCGTGTCTTTGTCAGTTTTGTCAGGTGTCCACAGCGACAATTGTGTAAACGACGCATCGTTTTCGTCAATCCAGCCGTTCTGGTCGCCATCGAGCGCGGCCAATTCCTCAAAGCCGTCGCCGCTGGTCGGGCCGAACAGTTCGCTGCCATTGTTGATCTTGCCGTCGCCGTTGCGGTCGAAGGCCAGAAAGCCGCTGCCCGGGGCCAGGAAGTTGATGTTCTCCGTGCTGCCGTCGGCATTGAGGTCGAAAGCGAAACGCTGGTCGGTCAGTTGGGCGGCGGTTCCGGCAAAATTGAGGACGAGCGGATCGACCTTGCGCGCCGCGTCGCCGAGGCGGAGGCTGATGTCGCTTTCTTCGTGATACTGGCGCGCCATCGACAACTGCAGGTCGAACTTGATCTCGCGACCATCTGCCGTCGTCACCGTGCCGCTGGCGGCAAAATTCGTCTGCTCGACCTCGCTGTAGGATTCATGGCGGTCGTACTCAATGCCGAAGCCCGCCGACGTCGGGCGGGCCTGTGTGCCGGTTGCAGGTGGCGCTTCGATGACTGGGGTTTCTGAACTCGGCTGGAGTTCACTGGCATCGAAAATGCGGATCCGGTGTCCGGTCAGCAACTCGAGCATGGAGCGGATGAAACGCAGCCGGGGATCGGCATCGAGTTCCTCATCCTCCGGCTTTTCGCAGGCATTGGCCTGGCAGGCGGCCTTGCCGGCATCGGACAGGCTGACGTTGTCGGTGCGCGCCGGGCGGGGACGCGACTCTTCGCCGGCAAACTGCGGGCGCTGCGACCCGACCCACATTTTCAGCGATTCACGGACTTCATGGCGCTCGACGCTGGCATGCGACGAGGCCATTTGCAGGCTGCTGCTGGCAATTTTCATCGTGGCCTCCGTCGAATGCATTGGGATGCATCATTAACGGCGGCTAGGGGCAGAAGTTAAGGCTGGTAAAGATGCGGCTGTATCCAGCGTTTCAGCGAGCCGAGGTCGAGCGCGCCGCTCTGACGGGCGATCTCGCGGCCATTTTTAAAGATGGCCAGGGTCGGAATGCTGCGGATATTGAAGCGGGCGGCCAGTTGCTGTTCGGCTTCGGTATCGACCTTGACCAACCGCGCGTGGGGCTCGAGGTCGATGGCGGCCTGATGGAAATTCGGTGCCATCTGCCGGCAGGGGCCGCACCACGGCGCCCAGAAATCGACGACGACGGGGAGGTCGTTGCGCGAGATGTGACGGTCGAAGTTGGCGGCGGTCAGTTCGGCCGGTTCGCCGTTGAACAGCGGCTGTTTGCACTGGCCGCAGTTGGGCGAATCTTTCAATTTTTGGCCAAAAATCCGGTTGACCGTGGAACAGTGCGGACAGACGACGTGCAGGCTTTCTTCAGGCATCAGGCGCTCCAAATATCATGTTTTTCTGATATGGGCACCCGGCGCCGGATTTCAAGAGCGGGCGCCGAATTTGATGGCTTGCCGGGCGCTGGTTTCAAGCGCCTGCGGGTCGATGGCGGCTTTGGTCGGCCAGCCGGCCAGGTGGTTTTCGACGATGTCGGCCAGCGCCTTGATCCAGGCGTCGTCTTCGTTGAGCGCCGGGATGTAGTGGTATTCCTTG contains:
- the grpE gene encoding nucleotide exchange factor GrpE, with protein sequence MSNTENPQEPLLGNEPATEPVAEPNVEEHTDKLPSIEEQFRALELLAAEHHDAWLRAKAEGENIRRRAQEDISKAHKFAVERFAGELLAVKDSLEAALAVPEQTVDSFKAGVELTLKQLVAAFEKNALNEVSPAGEKFDPHKHQAIGMVDSEQEPNTVVTVLQKGYTIADRVLRPALVMVAKGK
- the dnaK gene encoding molecular chaperone DnaK, which gives rise to MGKIIGIDLGTTNSCVAIMEGGQPKVIENAEGARTTPSVIGYTEDGEILCGAPAKRQAVTNPKNTLYAVKRLIGRRFEEKEVQKDISLMPFKIVKADNGDAWVEARDKKIAPPQVSAEVLRKMKKTAEDYLGEEVTEAVITVPAYFNDSQRQATKDAGRIAGLEVKRIINEPTAAALAFGMDKTSKNDRKIAVYDLGGGTFDISIIEIANVDGETQFEVLATNGDTFLGGEDFDQRLIDYIIDEFKKESGVNLKADVLALQRLKEAAEKAKIELSSSQQTEINLPYITADASGPKHLALKVTRAKFESLVDELVERTVAPCVMALKDAGCKISDIDDIILVGGQSRMPKVQEKVKEIFGKEPRKDVNPDEAVAVGAAIQGGVLQGEVKDVLLLDVTPLSLGIETLGGIMTKLIQKNTTIPTKASQVFSTADDSQSAVTIHVLQGEREVASGNKSLGQFNLEGIPPAPRGTPQIEVIFDIDANGIMHVTAKDKATGKENKITIKANSGLSEAEIQAMVKDAELHAEDDKKAHELADARNQADGMVHMVKKSMTEYGDKLDASEKAAIEAAIKDVEDVLRDGDKETITAKTEALSAAAQKLGEKMYAQQQQAEGAAAGAAGQQAEGGEKTVEGDVVDAEFTEVNKDKK
- the dnaJ gene encoding molecular chaperone DnaJ, which translates into the protein MSKRDFYEILGVNRDASDEEIKKAYRKLAMKHHPDRNPDNPGAEEKFKEAKEAYEILSDGQKRSAYDQFGHAGIDQQAGMGGGGGAGFADAFGGIFDEIFGGRGGGGGGGRSNIYRGADLRYNLEITLEQAAHGTETKIRIPTMEVCDPCNGSGAKPGTQPKTCPTCGGSGQVRLQQGFFSIQQTCHKCHGTGRFIAEPCKHCDGAGRIKQHKTLAVKIPAGVDEGDRIRLSGEGEHGVNGGPPGDLYVQIHLKQHTVFTRDHNDLHCEMPISFTAAALGGEIEIPTLDGAAAIKIPAETQSGRVFRLRGKGIKGVRSHTHGDLMCHVVVETPVNLTDRQKELLRELEESSRDNSAKHNPRSKSWMDKVKDFFAE
- the trxC gene encoding thioredoxin TrxC, which codes for MPEESLHVVCPHCSTVNRIFGQKLKDSPNCGQCKQPLFNGEPAELTAANFDRHISRNDLPVVVDFWAPWCGPCRQMAPNFHQAAIDLEPHARLVKVDTEAEQQLAARFNIRSIPTLAIFKNGREIARQSGALDLGSLKRWIQPHLYQP
- a CDS encoding VCBS repeat-containing protein; amino-acid sequence: MKIASSSLQMASSHASVERHEVRESLKMWVGSQRPQFAGEESRPRPARTDNVSLSDAGKAACQANACEKPEDEELDADPRLRFIRSMLELLTGHRIRIFDASELQPSSETPVIEAPPATGTQARPTSAGFGIEYDRHESYSEVEQTNFAASGTVTTADGREIKFDLQLSMARQYHEESDISLRLGDAARKVDPLVLNFAGTAAQLTDQRFAFDLNADGSTENINFLAPGSGFLAFDRNGDGKINNGSELFGPTSGDGFEELAALDGDQNGWIDENDASFTQLSLWTPDKTDKDTLLSLNDAGVGAIALSRIATPFDLKTNANELLGQIRTSGIFLHESGTAGTIQQIDLTA
- a CDS encoding methyl-accepting chemotaxis protein — its product is MPRFADLKIWIRLTAAIWVVLAIIWAGAIVWTTQVNRETAILQAQDFSKSIHEMTMAGLTGMMLTGTVGQREVFLDQIEQLSVIKDLIVARSDAVAKLYGPDTKSKRPLDALEKEVMASGTPYMSVETANGSSFLHVINPTKASKNYLGKDCILCHQVPEGTVLGVVSMKVSLDSVEAQVSAFRVKIAGVALGALGALLVIIYLITNHFVSKPLEAMRSGLADIARGEGDLTRRLPIKGNDEVGQAAQVFNEMMENFNQLVRQVRDSASQVSARVAALSDSADRVTQSSHQQNEKSNEAASAVEQLVSSISSIAKSAEHVQHQSQESLARATEGSRNLDVLLGEMNVVERAVKEMADSVNNFVKNTESITTMTREVKDIAEQTNLLALNAAIEAARAGEQGRGFAVVADEVRKLAEKSSRSATEIDAITAQLSAQSVAVRRSIEAGMAHLESSQAAVHSVSNVLEATNGSVTEVGHGLDAIASATDQQRRFSGDVESSIEAIAGMARENSGTVEQTAGAAHDLKRLAEGLASLVGRFKV
- a CDS encoding protein kinase domain-containing protein — encoded protein: MEKIGKYRVIKELGKGATATVYLCDDPDANRQVAVKVISFGHDSAAMSRRMRKLFQNEGMVSQRLNHPNIVRVYEAVVEPDFAYLAMEYVDGFTLEDNCRIDKLLPMHRAISIIFKCCMALDAAYRQGIIHRDIKPANIMIAANDEPKIADFGLALNMNKDMDRDSTFIMGVGSPAYMSPEQIKGYPLNQKTDLYSLGVLMFQLLTGRLPFRANNQATLVYRIINTDAPAVTALNPNLPEGLNAIMRRALEKDLYSRYRNGAEMAKDLSAVRYQILEEDETAQDMRHFETLRSLDFFVEFENVEVWEVLRVSVWREILPNVAIIREGERNKFFGIIISGSVEISIDGKALCRLGRSEPIGEVSYLHPSSDQRCSTAVTLEPTLFLEVNAAALALSSEELLERMRNALLARMINRLREVNRIAAAQGQPAVKTQGGSLTGTTSRPGSGLDLELTPM